In a single window of the Anguilla rostrata isolate EN2019 chromosome 6, ASM1855537v3, whole genome shotgun sequence genome:
- the LOC135258011 gene encoding trace amine-associated receptor 4-like, whose protein sequence is MYMFMAFIILMTVCGNLLVIISISHFRQLHSPTNLIILSLACIDWFLGAVVMPGSMIKSVENCWYFGETFCKIHYSTDVMMSTASLLHLGLISVDRYLAICKPLQYRTSVTMHKVAALIGITWMFSFAFGFGVILSKINLVGVDELLINPCAGTCIMFVNKEWGMTAAFVGFFIPGTIMVALYIKIFYVAKIQARKINCSLGVTRAEQDKKDYSSGQREKKAAKTLGIVLGVYGLCWLPFVMTLVINPSFDLSTSAVVFDALGWLGYFNSTCNPLIYGFFYPWFQRVFRIILSGKVFQNGSSLLNIYAENNL, encoded by the coding sequence ATGTACATGTTCATGGCTTTCATCATTCTTATGACTGTCTGTGGGAACCTGCTGGTCATCATCTCCATCTCTCATTTCAGACAGCTCCATTCTCCAACAAACCTCATCATCCTCTCTTTAGCATGCATCGACTGGTTCTTGGGGGCTGTTGTTATGCCAGGTAGTATGATCAAATCTGTGGAAAACTGTTGGTATTTTGGAGAAACATTTTGTAAGATACACTACAGCACTGACGTTATGATGTCCACTGCATCCCTCCTGCACCTGGGTCTCATTTCTGTTGACAGATATTTGGCCATCTGTAAGCCTCTTCAGTACAGGACCTCAGTAACCATGCACAAGGTAGCAGCCCTCATTGGAATCACCTGGATGTTTTCCTTTGCATTTGGGTTTGGGGTGATCCTGTCCAAAATTAATTTAGTTGGTGTGGACGAATTGCTCATAAACCCTTGCGCAGGCACCTGTATTATGTTTGTTAATAAAGAATGGGGAATGACAGCTGCTTTTGTGGGCTTCTTCATTCCAGGCACAATAATGGTGGCCCTCTATATTAAGATTTTCTACgttgcaaaaatacaagccaGAAAGATAAACTGCTCTTTGGGAGTGACAAGGGCAGAACAAGATAAAAAGGACTACTCATCaggacaaagagagaaaaaggctgCAAAGACCCTTGGAATTGTACTGGGTGTCTATGGGCTGTGCTGGCTGCCATTTGTTATGACGCTTGTTATAAATCCATCCTTTGATTTGTCCACTTCTGCTGTTGTATTTGATGCTCTTGGATGGCTGGGGTATTTTAATTCTACCTGTAACCCTCTCATTTATGGATTTTTCTATCCCTGGTTTCAGAGGGTTTTTAGAATTATTCTATCAGGTAAAGTTTTTCAGAATGGCTcttcattattaaatatttatgcgGAGAACAATTTATAA